A window of Strigops habroptila isolate Jane chromosome 5, bStrHab1.2.pri, whole genome shotgun sequence contains these coding sequences:
- the LOC115608755 gene encoding protein FAM13A-like, with protein sequence MGLLLCDYEHSLPDRKMKAKCSTVGLDRVGIFRISGSVNKIKELKQKYNQGEKVDLVNDGDVDSVASLLKLFLKELPVAVFPDNICSGLLNTFQEHKIHTTECIENLRQSLSCLPKAHQNLLQFLSAFLLKVATHSAVNFMTLENLAIVFGPALFKIPVSPLACEEQRLYNGLLLYLLQHHEMLFVDRNPCFSQRQADGLQDKSNYLRTS encoded by the exons ATGGGTCTTCTGCTTTGTGACTATGAGCATAGCCTGCCTGATaggaaaatgaaggcaaaatgtAGCACAGTGG GCCTGGATCGTGTCGGTATATTTCGAATCAGTGGCTCAGTAAATAAAATCAAGGAATTGAAGCAGAAATACAATCAAGGAGAAAAAGTAGACCTTGTTAATGATGGGGATGTTGATTCTGTTGCCAGTCTCCTGAAACTCTTTCTGAAAGAACTGCCAGTGGCTGTTTTTCCAGACAACATCTGTTCTGGCTTGCTAAACACTTTCCAAG agcaCAAAATCCACACAACAGAATGCATAGAGAACCTGAGGCAGTCGCTCAGCTGCCTACCCAAAGCCCATCAAAACCTTCTTCAGTTCCTGTCTGCTTTCCTGTTAAAGGTAGCAACACACAGTGCAGTGAATTTCATGACTCTGGAAAACTTAGCCATTGTGTTTGGACCCGCTCTGTTCAA GATCCCTGTCAGTCCCTTGGCTTGTGAAGAACAAAGACTTTACAATGGCCTCCTGCTGTATTTGCTTCAACACCATGAGATGCTTTTTGTTGACCGGAACCCTTGTTTCTCACAGAGACAAGCAGATGGCCTTCAG gataaGTCAAATTATTTAAGAACTTcctga